In the genome of Massilia sp. PAMC28688, one region contains:
- a CDS encoding type II and III secretion system protein family protein, with translation MNLHNKHASGLVLALACGAATAAPAPAVKPQLERADSGPRCTGEAARPGSMTLMMGKSHLMRLPEPVRHRSIGNSSVAQAMLVAPDTLYLLGVDVGTTNMIIQGKSGSCSIVEIQVMMDPAAIQAAMATALPDEKDIKVTSANETIVLTGTVADAFAVQRAGEIALAFVRETSRSLARKDDDSGTAARGGATTDKSAPPELRVINMLAVSAPQQVMLEVKIAEVSKTLLERLEGGVTWRFNSGSWATTLLANFLTGTTGGMVSNVKDNGNRVRADAQKTDGLVRILAEPNVMAVSGQEGSFLAGGRIFIPVAQDNNKVTLEEKEFGVGLRFTPTVLAGGRINLRVAPEVSEVSREGIGISAAGFAAGAVLPLITTRRASTTVQLYDGQSFAIGGLIKNNLVTSLKGLPGLGEMPVLGALFRSADYQHDRSELVFVVTVHLVKPLPPNYALPTDKVNAPTRAEFLLGGKHEGSGAPMAPAASRNPAAAPTQETPGGFEVK, from the coding sequence ATGAACCTTCACAACAAGCACGCCAGCGGCCTGGTGCTGGCCCTCGCATGCGGCGCAGCAACAGCCGCACCGGCACCGGCGGTCAAGCCGCAGCTCGAGCGCGCCGACAGCGGACCGCGCTGCACGGGCGAGGCGGCCCGTCCGGGCAGCATGACGCTGATGATGGGCAAGTCGCACCTGATGCGCCTGCCCGAGCCGGTACGCCACCGCAGCATCGGCAATTCCTCCGTGGCCCAGGCCATGCTGGTGGCGCCCGACACCCTGTACCTGCTGGGCGTGGATGTGGGCACCACCAACATGATCATCCAGGGCAAGAGCGGCAGCTGCAGCATCGTGGAAATCCAGGTCATGATGGATCCGGCCGCGATCCAGGCGGCCATGGCGACCGCGCTGCCGGACGAAAAAGACATCAAGGTCACCAGCGCCAATGAAACCATCGTGCTGACCGGCACCGTGGCCGACGCCTTTGCCGTGCAGCGGGCCGGCGAAATAGCGCTGGCCTTTGTGCGCGAAACCTCGCGTTCGCTGGCGCGCAAGGATGACGACTCCGGCACCGCCGCCCGTGGCGGCGCCACCACCGACAAGAGCGCCCCGCCCGAACTGCGCGTGATCAACATGCTGGCCGTGAGCGCGCCCCAGCAGGTGATGCTGGAAGTGAAGATTGCCGAAGTATCGAAAACGCTGCTCGAGCGCCTCGAAGGCGGCGTGACCTGGCGCTTCAATTCCGGCAGCTGGGCCACCACCTTGCTGGCCAATTTCCTCACCGGCACCACCGGCGGCATGGTCAGCAATGTCAAGGATAACGGCAACCGGGTCCGGGCCGATGCCCAGAAGACCGATGGCCTGGTGCGCATCCTGGCCGAGCCGAACGTGATGGCCGTCAGCGGCCAGGAAGGCAGCTTCCTGGCGGGCGGGCGCATCTTTATTCCCGTGGCCCAGGACAACAACAAGGTCACGCTGGAAGAAAAGGAATTCGGTGTCGGCCTGCGCTTCACCCCCACCGTGCTGGCCGGTGGACGCATCAACCTGCGGGTGGCCCCGGAAGTATCGGAAGTGTCGCGCGAAGGCATCGGCATTTCGGCCGCCGGCTTTGCCGCCGGCGCCGTGCTGCCCCTGATCACCACGCGCCGCGCCAGCACCACGGTCCAGCTGTATGACGGCCAGAGCTTTGCCATCGGCGGCTTGATCAAGAACAACCTGGTGACCAGCCTCAAGGGCCTGCCGGGGCTCGGTGAAATGCCGGTGCTCGGCGCCCTGTTCCGCAGTGCCGATTACCAGCACGACCGCAGCGAGCTGGTGTTCGTGGTCACGGTTCACCTGGTCAAGCCGCTGCCGCCGAACTACGCGCTGCCAACCGACAAGGTCAATGCGCCGACCCGCGCCGAATTCCTCCTGGGCGGCAAGCATGAAGGCAGTGGCGCCCCCATGGCCCCGGCCGCCAGCCGGAACCCGGCGGCCGCGCCCACCCAGGAAACGCCGGGCGGCTTTGAAGTCAAATGA
- the cpaB gene encoding Flp pilus assembly protein CpaB, with translation MKNKRAIVMLAVAVLFGIAAVALAWKWLQGQASANSNRVVVATTDVHRGQRLAPEMLRLVERPSKDVPKDAFTDPALLNERVLKANIVKGEILAETKLAPAGTMGGLSALISEGKRAITVRVNDVIGVAGFALPGNYVDIIVHTERDPVEGERAQRGALHVSKIVLERILVLAVAQEVNRDETKPKVVNAVTLEVTPEQAENLDLARGVGTLSLALRNQIDRTLPATAGATKSTLLDDLDAIAARAKPVAAPAPVKRVAARPRPAAPRLAVNTASRRDCVSVLNGLQTSQECF, from the coding sequence ATGAAAAACAAGCGTGCAATTGTAATGTTGGCCGTCGCGGTCCTGTTCGGGATCGCCGCAGTGGCGCTGGCATGGAAGTGGCTGCAAGGCCAGGCCAGTGCAAACTCCAATCGGGTGGTGGTGGCCACCACCGATGTCCACCGGGGCCAGCGCCTGGCACCGGAAATGCTCCGGCTGGTCGAGCGTCCCTCGAAGGATGTGCCCAAGGATGCCTTTACCGATCCGGCCCTGCTCAATGAACGCGTGCTCAAGGCCAATATCGTCAAGGGCGAAATCCTGGCCGAGACCAAGCTGGCCCCGGCCGGCACCATGGGCGGCCTGTCGGCCTTGATCAGTGAAGGCAAGCGCGCCATCACGGTGCGCGTCAATGACGTGATCGGCGTGGCCGGCTTTGCCCTGCCCGGCAACTACGTCGACATCATTGTCCACACCGAGCGCGATCCGGTCGAAGGCGAGCGGGCCCAGCGCGGCGCCCTGCACGTATCGAAGATCGTGCTCGAACGCATCCTGGTGCTGGCCGTGGCCCAGGAGGTGAACCGCGATGAAACCAAGCCCAAGGTGGTCAATGCCGTGACCCTGGAAGTGACGCCGGAGCAGGCCGAGAACCTGGACCTGGCGCGCGGCGTGGGCACCCTGTCGCTGGCGCTGCGCAACCAGATCGACCGCACCCTGCCGGCCACCGCCGGCGCCACCAAGAGCACGCTGCTCGACGACCTGGACGCCATTGCCGCCAGGGCCAAGCCGGTCGCGGCCCCGGCCCCCGTCAAGCGGGTCGCTGCCCGGCCCCGGCCTGCTGCGCCCAGGCTGGCAGTCAATACGGCCAGCCGGCGCGACTGCGTCAGCGTGCTCAATGGCCTGCAAACGTCGCAAGAGTGCTTCTGA
- a CDS encoding ATP-binding protein: protein MTDVESSATTDDATRLPPQPKSVRETGLEQALLVELVAKAMFTTGRIHLPVLTGKLRLSINVLREVLGFMLAEQLVEVASRGDSDLDVNYQLTGNGKLRAAEFLARCRYTGPAPVTLQAYRDMVQRQAARHAAQPRVSSAGLAAAFGEDILEPAVRDMIGAALQSSRSLLLHGPSGSGKSTLARKLGQLLPGAIGVPHAILVDHDIVLVYDPLLHLPPQLPQRQGEDRRSVDARWALCQRPQIRVGAELSAAMLDLRYDDTGGVYYAPPHLMANNGMLLIDDLGRQRLATADLMNRFSAPLDGGADQLTLEGGHKVGVPFDVTLVLATNLPPHSLLDESLMRRIGYKIPVGALSESNYRSLFKRQCRLTRVAFDECAFDYLITCLHPSHGRALLASYPRELLSRIADFASFAGAQARLSVPALDQAWSSMFAGCISGAAAPSQPSFTPLAVCGDPLLERIS from the coding sequence ATGACTGACGTTGAATCATCGGCCACTACGGACGACGCCACCCGGCTGCCGCCCCAGCCCAAGAGCGTGCGCGAGACGGGCTTGGAGCAGGCGCTGCTGGTCGAGCTGGTCGCCAAGGCCATGTTCACGACCGGGCGCATCCATCTGCCCGTGCTCACCGGCAAGCTTCGCCTGTCGATCAATGTCTTGCGCGAAGTACTCGGCTTCATGCTGGCCGAGCAGCTGGTGGAAGTCGCTTCCCGCGGCGACTCCGACCTGGATGTGAATTACCAGCTGACGGGCAACGGCAAGCTGCGCGCGGCCGAGTTCCTGGCCCGCTGCCGCTACACGGGCCCCGCCCCCGTCACCCTGCAGGCTTACCGCGACATGGTGCAGCGCCAGGCCGCGCGCCACGCGGCCCAGCCGCGCGTGTCCAGTGCCGGCCTGGCCGCCGCCTTTGGCGAAGACATTCTCGAGCCTGCCGTGCGCGACATGATCGGGGCTGCCTTGCAGTCGAGCCGCTCGCTGCTGCTGCACGGGCCCTCGGGCAGCGGCAAGAGCACCCTGGCACGCAAGCTGGGCCAGCTCCTGCCCGGCGCCATTGGCGTGCCGCATGCCATCCTGGTCGACCACGACATCGTCCTGGTCTACGACCCGCTGCTGCACCTGCCCCCCCAGCTGCCCCAGCGCCAGGGCGAAGACCGGCGCAGCGTGGACGCGCGCTGGGCCCTGTGCCAGCGGCCCCAGATCCGGGTCGGGGCCGAACTGTCGGCCGCCATGCTCGACCTGCGCTATGACGACACGGGCGGGGTGTACTACGCGCCGCCGCACCTGATGGCCAACAATGGCATGCTGCTGATCGACGACCTGGGGCGCCAGCGCCTGGCCACGGCCGACCTCATGAACCGCTTCAGTGCGCCGCTCGACGGCGGCGCCGACCAGCTGACCCTGGAAGGCGGCCACAAGGTGGGCGTGCCCTTCGACGTGACCCTGGTGCTGGCCACCAACCTGCCGCCCCACAGCCTGCTCGACGAATCGCTAATGCGCCGCATCGGTTACAAGATCCCGGTCGGCGCCCTGTCGGAAAGCAATTACCGCTCCCTGTTCAAGCGCCAGTGCCGCCTGACCCGCGTCGCGTTTGACGAGTGTGCCTTCGATTACCTGATCACCTGCCTGCACCCGTCCCATGGACGCGCGCTGCTGGCCAGCTATCCCCGTGAACTGCTGAGCAGGATTGCCGATTTCGCGAGTTTCGCAGGCGCCCAGGCGCGCCTGTCGGTGCCCGCGCTCGACCAGGCCTGGAGCAGCATGTTTGCAGGATGTATCAGTGGCGCTGCGGCGCCATCCCAGCCGTCCTTTACTCCCCTCGCCGTGTGCGGTGACCCCTTGCTTGAGAGAATCTCATGA
- a CDS encoding prepilin peptidase, with translation MPTAPLPDLILIVLLLAASAFDLHHRKIPNRLLALGLLAALTVHLCSGNPSHVLTVYLAGFGVGLLMFLPLYLLGGMAAGDVKLMATVGAFLGPSLAFQSSLATYCAGGLLALAIVLCRRRGRAALANVGAILHPMLLRLHGARLPREHAPAASVGGMPYAVAITLGTCAVLWLRHS, from the coding sequence ATGCCCACTGCGCCGCTTCCCGACCTGATCCTGATTGTCCTGCTGCTGGCCGCCAGCGCGTTTGACCTGCATCACCGCAAAATACCGAACCGTTTGCTCGCTCTCGGCCTGCTCGCTGCCCTCACCGTGCATTTGTGCTCCGGCAATCCATCCCATGTGCTGACCGTGTACCTGGCCGGCTTTGGGGTCGGCTTGCTGATGTTCCTCCCCCTTTACCTGCTGGGCGGCATGGCCGCCGGCGACGTCAAGCTGATGGCCACCGTGGGCGCCTTCCTCGGGCCTTCCCTTGCATTTCAGTCCAGCCTGGCGACTTATTGCGCCGGCGGCTTGCTGGCGCTCGCCATCGTGCTGTGCCGCCGCCGCGGCCGCGCCGCCCTGGCCAATGTGGGCGCGATCCTCCATCCCATGCTGCTGCGTCTGCACGGCGCGCGCCTGCCCAGGGAGCATGCCCCGGCCGCCAGTGTCGGCGGCATGCCGTACGCGGTGGCCATCACGCTGGGCACCTGCGCCGTGCTGTGGCTGCGCCACAGCTGA
- a CDS encoding Flp family type IVb pilin: protein MSNFISAVRTFIADEDGVTALEYGMIAALIAAVIVTTVGVLGDEVNAAFTKISDALQ, encoded by the coding sequence ATGAGCAATTTTATCTCGGCAGTTCGTACCTTCATTGCTGACGAAGACGGCGTGACCGCGCTGGAGTACGGCATGATCGCCGCCCTCATCGCTGCCGTGATCGTCACCACTGTCGGCGTGCTGGGCGACGAGGTGAACGCCGCGTTCACCAAAATCTCCGACGCACTGCAGTAA
- a CDS encoding GGDEF domain-containing protein — MDSLLKHMVDMTGHRDHTMLDISVISAVQELAGALQTRVLTIVPAKGTQYVRARAIIADGEAARMEDHPDPSYLGEPIAQFPALEACLREHDSSAESVSADGRHTLWLPIWIGDKALTCLEIVRPTAYSPDTVHVIGGIVSVYRNFQNLLDYSERDSLTGLLNRKTFDDQLAKMLHASASDQDAPLPGQPERRQATEEQKQWLAVVDVDHFKAVNDKFGHLYGDEVLILIANLMTSSFRSQDRVFRFGGEEFVVLLRSSTLENAQKIIDRFRTNVEAHVFPQVGTVTVSVGYVAISPYESPVNILGRADQALYYAKSHGRNQACHYDQLVSGGLLAAAASNDTAEFF; from the coding sequence ATGGATTCCCTTCTGAAACACATGGTGGATATGACTGGCCACCGCGATCACACGATGCTCGACATCTCCGTGATCTCGGCAGTCCAGGAACTGGCAGGCGCCTTGCAGACGCGCGTGCTCACCATCGTGCCGGCCAAGGGAACGCAGTACGTACGCGCCCGCGCCATCATTGCCGATGGCGAAGCGGCGCGCATGGAAGACCACCCCGATCCCAGCTACCTGGGCGAGCCCATTGCCCAGTTTCCCGCCCTGGAAGCCTGCCTGCGCGAGCATGACTCAAGCGCCGAATCCGTGTCCGCCGACGGCAGGCATACCCTGTGGCTGCCCATCTGGATTGGCGACAAGGCCCTCACCTGCCTGGAAATTGTGCGCCCCACGGCCTACAGCCCGGACACCGTACACGTCATCGGCGGCATCGTCAGTGTCTACCGCAATTTCCAGAACCTGCTCGACTACAGCGAGCGCGATTCACTCACGGGTTTGCTCAATCGCAAAACCTTCGATGACCAGCTGGCCAAGATGCTGCACGCCTCGGCCAGCGACCAGGATGCGCCCCTGCCGGGCCAGCCCGAGCGGCGCCAGGCAACGGAAGAGCAAAAACAATGGCTGGCGGTGGTCGATGTTGACCATTTCAAGGCCGTCAACGACAAGTTTGGCCACCTGTACGGTGATGAAGTCCTGATTCTGATCGCCAATCTCATGACATCCTCCTTCCGCTCGCAAGACCGGGTGTTTCGCTTCGGGGGCGAGGAATTTGTCGTGCTGCTGCGTTCAAGCACGCTGGAAAACGCGCAAAAGATCATCGACCGCTTCCGCACCAATGTCGAGGCGCACGTCTTTCCCCAGGTCGGCACCGTCACCGTCAGCGTCGGTTACGTGGCCATCAGCCCGTATGAGTCGCCCGTCAATATCCTCGGCCGCGCCGACCAGGCCCTGTATTACGCCAAGAGCCATGGCCGCAACCAGGCCTGCCACTACGACCAGCTGGTGTCGGGCGGCCTGCTGGCAGCGGCGGCCTCCAACGACACTGCCGAATTCTTCTGA
- a CDS encoding LysR substrate-binding domain-containing protein, translated as MELRQLRYFVAIVDHGSLSKAALVLHVAQPALTQQLRQLEEELGAQLLHRSAQGVLSTDAGKVFYQHAQAILKQVSDARSAVTQSTTRPSGSVTLGLPHSISGALALPLLMASRASYPEITLQLTEELSGNLAEQLRAGRINLAVLFDDGQLAGFANTPLVEEDLMFICRAGSAFVPPAERLTLEEALAMPLILPAQQQGVRPRIENVARGAGLVLPKVTEINSIAILRSALLADMGATILPVAPLLADVASGTLRAFPIERPALSRLVTLCASRNIPLTNAAAAVSRLVEQVTRELCADQAWLGARLIK; from the coding sequence ATGGAACTGCGCCAGCTCCGCTATTTTGTCGCCATCGTCGACCACGGTTCGCTCTCGAAAGCGGCGCTGGTCCTGCACGTGGCCCAGCCCGCCCTCACCCAGCAACTGCGCCAGCTGGAAGAAGAACTCGGGGCCCAGCTGCTGCACCGCTCGGCCCAGGGCGTGCTCTCCACCGATGCGGGCAAGGTGTTTTACCAGCACGCGCAAGCCATCCTCAAGCAGGTAAGCGACGCCCGCTCGGCGGTCACCCAGTCGACCACGCGCCCGTCCGGCAGCGTCACGCTGGGCTTGCCGCACAGCATTTCCGGCGCGCTCGCCCTGCCCCTCCTGATGGCCTCGCGCGCCAGCTATCCGGAAATTACCCTGCAGCTGACGGAAGAATTGTCCGGCAACCTGGCCGAGCAGCTGCGCGCCGGGCGCATCAACCTGGCCGTGCTGTTCGACGATGGCCAGCTGGCCGGCTTTGCCAATACGCCGCTGGTGGAAGAAGACTTGATGTTCATCTGCCGCGCCGGCTCTGCCTTCGTGCCGCCGGCAGAGCGCCTCACGCTCGAAGAAGCCCTGGCCATGCCCCTGATCCTGCCGGCCCAGCAGCAAGGCGTGCGCCCCCGCATTGAAAACGTGGCCCGCGGGGCCGGCCTGGTGCTGCCCAAGGTTACCGAAATCAATTCCATCGCCATCCTGCGCTCGGCCCTGCTGGCCGACATGGGCGCCACCATCCTGCCGGTGGCGCCATTGCTGGCCGATGTGGCCAGCGGCACCCTGCGCGCATTTCCCATTGAACGCCCGGCGCTGTCGCGCCTGGTCACCTTGTGCGCCTCACGCAACATTCCACTGACCAATGCCGCCGCCGCCGTCAGCCGCCTGGTGGAACAGGTCACGCGCGAACTGTGCGCGGACCAGGCCTGGCTGGGCGCGCGCCTGATCAAATAA
- the icmF gene encoding fused isobutyryl-CoA mutase/GTPase IcmF, translating into MNDITPAAKLNVPEQPKLANKVRFVTAASLFDGHDASINIMRRILQSNGVEVVHLGHNRSVDEVVTAALAEDVQGIAISSYQGGHVEYFKYMIDLLKQRGGAHIKVFGGGGGVIVPDEIADLHAYGVTRIFSPEDGQRMGLVGMIQSMIQACDIDLSAYSPTSLAPLQQGDVASRHRPLAQLITALENDKAAPELRRAIHEAADGLAVPTLGITGTGGAGKSSLTDELIRRIRLDQGDALHIAIISIDPSRRKSGGALLGDRIRMNAINPWSNGARVFMRSLATREAGSEISQALPDVIAACKVAGFDLVIVETSGIGQGDAAIVPHVDVSMYVMTPEFGAASQLEKIDMLDFADFIAINKFDRKGSQDALRDVAKQYQRNREMWSRRPEEMPVYGTQASRFNDDGVTALYHGLLPKLAEFGLKPQPGKLAQTDIRHSSGKHVIVPPARARYLAEIADTVRGYHKNTARQVKLARERQQLQEAKRMLAAASKHADFDDLITERDQAMDANARKLLAMWPDMQAAYAGDDYVVKIRDKEIRTRLIQHTLSGTRIRKVALPRYEDHGEVLRFLMLENVPGSFPFTAGVFAFKREGEDPTRMFAGEGDSFRTNRRFKLVSEGMDAKRLSTAFDSVTLYGADPALRPDIYGKVGNSGVSIATLDDMKVLYDGFNLCSPSTSVSMTINGPAPTILAMFMNTAIDQQIDKFAQENQRQPTADETAKIRAWVLQNVRGTVQADILKEDQGQNTCIFSTEFSLKVMGDIQEYFVHHMVRNFYSVSISGYHIAEAGANPISQLAFTLSNGFTFVEAYLARGMHIDDFAPNLSFFFSNGMDPEYTVLGRVARRLWAVAMRDKYGANDRSQKLKYHIQTSGRSLHAQEIDFNDIRTTLQALIAIYDNCNSLHTNAYDEAITTPTDESVRRALAIQLIINREWGLAKNENPNQGSFIIEELTDLVEEAVLQEFERIAERGGVLGAMETGYQRGKIQEESMLYEHQKHDGTLPIIGVNTFRNPHASDTPQKIELARSTDDEKQSQLTRLADFHSRHAAEAPQALAALQQAAIDNANVFEKLMDAVRVCSLGQITTALFEVGGQYRRNM; encoded by the coding sequence ATGAACGACATCACCCCCGCCGCCAAACTCAACGTGCCCGAGCAGCCCAAGCTGGCCAATAAGGTCCGCTTCGTGACCGCCGCTTCCCTGTTCGACGGCCATGACGCCTCGATCAACATCATGCGCCGCATCCTGCAGTCCAACGGCGTGGAAGTGGTCCACCTGGGCCACAACCGCTCGGTCGACGAAGTGGTGACCGCGGCCCTGGCCGAAGACGTGCAGGGCATCGCCATCTCCAGCTACCAGGGTGGGCACGTTGAATACTTCAAGTACATGATCGACCTGCTCAAGCAGCGCGGCGGCGCCCACATCAAGGTGTTTGGCGGCGGCGGCGGGGTGATCGTGCCGGATGAAATCGCGGACCTGCATGCCTATGGCGTGACGCGCATCTTCAGCCCGGAAGATGGCCAGCGCATGGGCCTGGTGGGCATGATCCAATCCATGATCCAGGCCTGCGACATTGACCTGTCGGCCTACTCGCCCACGTCGCTGGCGCCATTGCAGCAGGGCGACGTGGCATCGCGCCACCGCCCGCTGGCCCAGCTGATCACGGCGCTGGAAAATGACAAGGCGGCGCCGGAACTGCGCCGCGCCATCCACGAGGCGGCCGACGGCCTGGCCGTGCCCACGCTCGGCATCACCGGCACCGGCGGCGCCGGCAAGTCGTCGCTGACCGATGAACTGATTCGCCGCATCCGCCTGGACCAGGGCGACGCGCTCCATATCGCCATCATCTCGATCGACCCGTCGCGCCGCAAGTCGGGCGGCGCCCTGCTGGGTGACCGCATCCGCATGAACGCGATCAACCCGTGGAGCAATGGCGCGCGCGTGTTCATGCGCTCCCTGGCCACGCGCGAAGCCGGGTCTGAGATTTCGCAAGCCCTGCCGGACGTGATCGCGGCCTGCAAGGTGGCGGGCTTTGACCTGGTGATCGTCGAGACCTCGGGCATTGGCCAGGGCGACGCCGCCATCGTGCCGCACGTGGACGTGTCGATGTACGTGATGACGCCGGAATTTGGCGCTGCCTCCCAGCTGGAAAAGATCGACATGCTCGATTTTGCCGACTTCATCGCGATTAACAAGTTTGACCGCAAGGGTTCGCAGGATGCGCTGCGCGACGTCGCCAAGCAGTACCAGCGCAACCGCGAAATGTGGAGCCGCCGGCCGGAAGAGATGCCGGTGTACGGCACCCAGGCATCGCGCTTCAATGACGATGGCGTGACGGCCCTGTACCACGGCCTGCTGCCCAAACTGGCCGAATTCGGCCTCAAGCCGCAGCCGGGCAAACTGGCGCAGACGGACATTCGCCACTCGAGCGGCAAGCACGTGATCGTGCCGCCGGCGCGTGCGCGCTACCTGGCCGAGATCGCGGACACGGTGCGCGGCTATCACAAGAACACCGCCAGGCAGGTCAAGCTGGCACGCGAGCGTCAGCAGCTGCAGGAAGCGAAGCGCATGCTGGCCGCCGCTTCCAAACATGCCGACTTCGATGACCTGATCACCGAGCGCGATCAGGCCATGGACGCCAATGCCAGGAAGCTGCTGGCCATGTGGCCGGACATGCAGGCCGCGTATGCCGGCGACGATTACGTGGTCAAGATCCGCGACAAGGAAATCCGCACGCGCCTGATCCAGCACACCCTGTCGGGCACCAGGATCCGCAAGGTGGCGCTGCCGCGCTATGAAGACCACGGCGAAGTGCTGCGCTTCCTGATGCTGGAAAACGTGCCGGGTTCATTCCCCTTCACCGCCGGCGTATTTGCCTTCAAGCGCGAAGGCGAAGACCCGACCCGCATGTTCGCCGGCGAAGGCGACTCGTTCCGCACCAACCGCCGCTTCAAGCTGGTGTCCGAAGGGATGGACGCCAAGCGCCTGTCGACGGCGTTTGACTCCGTCACCCTGTACGGCGCCGACCCGGCCCTGCGTCCGGACATCTACGGCAAGGTGGGCAACTCGGGCGTGTCGATCGCCACCCTGGACGACATGAAGGTGCTGTACGACGGCTTCAACCTGTGCAGCCCGAGCACCTCGGTATCGATGACCATCAATGGCCCCGCGCCGACCATCCTGGCCATGTTCATGAATACGGCCATCGACCAGCAGATCGACAAGTTCGCGCAAGAGAACCAGCGCCAGCCAACCGCCGACGAAACGGCCAAGATCCGCGCCTGGGTGCTGCAGAACGTGCGCGGCACGGTGCAGGCGGACATCCTGAAGGAAGACCAGGGCCAGAACACCTGCATCTTCTCGACCGAGTTCTCGCTCAAGGTCATGGGCGATATCCAGGAGTATTTTGTGCACCACATGGTGCGCAACTTCTACTCGGTATCGATCTCGGGATACCACATTGCCGAAGCGGGCGCCAACCCGATTTCGCAGCTCGCCTTTACGCTCTCGAACGGCTTCACCTTCGTGGAAGCCTACCTGGCGCGCGGCATGCACATTGACGACTTTGCGCCCAACCTGTCGTTCTTCTTCAGTAACGGCATGGATCCGGAGTACACGGTGCTGGGCCGGGTGGCGCGCCGCCTGTGGGCCGTGGCCATGCGCGACAAATACGGGGCCAATGACCGCAGCCAGAAGCTCAAGTACCACATCCAGACCTCGGGCCGCTCGCTGCACGCGCAGGAAATCGACTTTAACGATATCCGCACCACGCTGCAGGCCTTGATTGCCATTTACGACAACTGCAACAGCCTGCACACCAACGCCTACGACGAGGCGATCACCACGCCGACCGATGAATCGGTGCGCCGCGCGCTGGCGATCCAGCTGATCATCAACCGCGAGTGGGGCCTGGCCAAGAACGAGAACCCGAACCAGGGCTCGTTCATCATCGAAGAACTGACCGACCTGGTGGAAGAAGCGGTGCTGCAGGAATTCGAGCGCATTGCCGAACGCGGTGGCGTGCTCGGAGCCATGGAAACCGGCTACCAGCGCGGCAAGATCCAGGAAGAGTCGATGCTGTACGAGCACCAGAAGCATGACGGCACGCTGCCGATCATCGGCGTCAACACCTTCCGCAATCCGCATGCGAGCGATACGCCGCAAAAGATCGAACTGGCGCGCTCCACGGACGATGAAAAGCAGTCGCAGCTGACCCGCCTGGCCGACTTCCACAGCCGCCACGCGGCCGAGGCGCCGCAGGCCCTGGCCGCGTTGCAGCAGGCTGCCATCGACAATGCGAATGTGTTTGAAAAGCTGATGGATGCGGTGCGGGTGTGCTCGCTGGGCCAGATCACCACGGCCCTGTTCGAGGTCGGTGGCCAGTACCGCCGCAATATGTAA
- a CDS encoding substrate-binding domain-containing protein, with protein MNLKSLADHLGVSKTTVSRALNGYPEVNEVTRARVLAAARASGYEANPMARSLAVGRTNVFGIIYPLSPVDLGDPMFLAVVGGMSAALEASKRNLIIAPVSARNELPSYEHMVRGKRVDGLVVSRTLVHDQRIAYLVSKGFPFVAHGRTELDQPYAWFDFDNEAGIVMACQHLLQHGHRRIGMISAPLSLNFACQRRTGFLRCMGEAGLATDPAHLVDNSHDRRAGYQAMQQLLACRPPPSAVIVDNHLSGVGAVRALLDAGVEIGREVSVIVWGSIEDSLVGARVTTIDQPGADKAGAKMIEMLSAVVNGAAPMQELWQPRLVAGATVGRPLQA; from the coding sequence ATGAATCTTAAGAGTCTTGCCGACCATTTGGGCGTATCGAAAACCACCGTCAGCCGCGCCTTGAACGGTTATCCGGAAGTGAACGAAGTCACGCGCGCGCGGGTGCTGGCAGCAGCGCGCGCCTCCGGTTACGAAGCCAACCCCATGGCGCGCAGCCTGGCCGTGGGCCGCACCAATGTCTTTGGCATCATCTATCCGCTTTCGCCCGTGGATCTGGGCGACCCCATGTTCCTGGCAGTGGTGGGCGGCATGTCGGCAGCGCTCGAAGCGAGCAAGCGCAATCTCATCATCGCCCCCGTATCGGCCCGTAACGAGTTGCCTTCCTACGAGCACATGGTGCGCGGCAAGCGCGTCGATGGCCTGGTGGTCAGCCGCACCCTGGTCCACGACCAGCGCATTGCCTACCTGGTCAGCAAGGGCTTCCCCTTTGTTGCCCACGGGCGCACCGAACTGGACCAGCCCTATGCCTGGTTTGATTTCGATAACGAGGCCGGCATCGTCATGGCGTGCCAGCACCTGCTGCAGCACGGCCACCGCCGCATCGGCATGATCAGTGCCCCGCTGAGCCTGAATTTTGCCTGCCAGCGGCGTACCGGCTTCCTGCGCTGCATGGGTGAGGCTGGTCTGGCCACCGATCCGGCCCACCTGGTCGACAACAGCCATGACCGCCGCGCCGGCTACCAGGCCATGCAACAACTCCTGGCATGCCGTCCCCCGCCGTCGGCCGTCATTGTCGATAATCACCTTTCCGGGGTCGGCGCCGTGCGCGCCCTGCTCGACGCCGGCGTGGAGATCGGGCGCGAGGTGTCCGTCATCGTCTGGGGCAGCATAGAAGATTCCCTGGTGGGCGCCAGGGTCACCACCATCGACCAGCCGGGCGCCGACAAGGCGGGCGCAAAGATGATCGAGATGCTCTCTGCCGTGGTCAACGGCGCCGCGCCCATGCAGGAGCTGTGGCAGCCCAGGCTGGTGGCCGGCGCCACGGTGGGGCGCCCGCTCCAGGCGTAA